The Candidatus Zixiibacteriota bacterium genome includes the window GCATAGTAGTTGACCGCCGAGGCAAAGGTGCCGTTACCGTTGTTTTTCAGGATGGAGACGTTGTGGGAACCATAGTTGGACACGGCCAGGTCATCATCCCCATCACCATCAAGATCAGCAGCATAGACAGATTGAGGACCATCGCCGGTCCCGTAGCTGACCGCCGAGGCAAAGGTGCCGTCACCGTTGTTTATCAGGATGGAGACATTGTCGGAATTCCAGTTGGCCACGGCCAGGTCATCATCGCCATCACCATCCAGATCAGCAACATAGACTGAATTAGGATAATCACCGGCCCCGTAGTCAATTCTCGCATAAAACATAGGATCATTGGCGAAAGCGCCGGCAGACATCACTAAACAAAGTATAATTACTGCAACTGATAGAAGACGGTGATTATTCATCAGAGACACTCCGGACTAAAAATTGTCATTTCAAGTCGGTGGCACTTAGGACCGCATTACCACC containing:
- a CDS encoding VCBS repeat-containing protein; this translates as MNNHRLLSVAVIILCLVMSAGAFANDPMFYARIDYGAGDYPNSVYVADLDGDGDDDLAVANWNSDNVSILINNGDGTFASAVSYGTGDGPQSVYAADLDGDGDDDLAVSNYGSHNVSILKNNGNGTFASAVNYYAGSYPRSVYASDLDGDGDDDLAVTNLPTDYVSILKNNGDGTFDSAANYGAGDAPYSVYAADLDGDGDDDLAVANYGSDNVSILKNNGDGTFASAVNYGAGD